A genomic window from Solanum stenotomum isolate F172 chromosome 10, ASM1918654v1, whole genome shotgun sequence includes:
- the LOC125842968 gene encoding uncharacterized protein LOC125842968, with amino-acid sequence MQCLRFLHFIKSVKFYFHLGFYQFGIRADRSNMVNTRSSTSQENTPNVESLAQQLSVIASKLNTIDSLAAEVATLKAQNGYTQEGETSHRTHNGEKIVWREEEEDIYSPMWLKNPFRSPHTKMKFPRFEGGDPRGWILKAEKYFSNYQTPEEHKVDIAAMYLEGDALDLFSWINRERTLLYWEELVKALQENYGPAEFQNPDEHLCSIQQKGSIQEYRQEFAKFSSRVTNWPDHCLLGVFLNGLKEEIKSDVRIHKPRTVYRAMSLALEFENKLGPINGESNWTPTSRSTIQKSVHSSINTHNNSNSSLQNLRNNASPNPSTSQLLQMQTWETKRRNLMARGLCYRCHEKFAPGLKCKFAKLSRMELTCGDQLEDVDWVNATTVGDSQETNIAEISFNAILGQSVGSTMKLQGEINHRKVLIVVDSGSTHNFVVESVVEKHKLPVEIVPTFGMQIGNGAIIRCNKVCQNLQIQLPGFTITQDYYPSTLRGANLVFGINWLVSLNTIQANWKDMFIIFNWKEKRYKLQGMRSASSMG; translated from the exons ATGCAGTGTTTAAGATTCTTGCACTTCATTAAATCAGTAaagttttattttcatcttGGTTTCTATCagtttggtatcagagcagatCGATCCAATATGGTCAATACCAGATCTTCTACTTCTCAAGAAAACACTCCCAATGTTGAATCTCTTGCCCAACAATTATCTGTCATAGCATCAAAACTAAATACTATTGATTCGTTGGCAGCAGAAGTGGCTACATTGAAAGCCCAGAATGGTTACACCCAAGAAGGGGAAACCAGTCACCGGACCCATAATGGAGAAAAAATTGTTTGGcgagaagaggaagaagacaTTTATAGCCCAATGTGGCTAAAAAATCCTTTCCGGAGCCCACACACAAAGATGAAATTTCCTAGATTTGaag GAGGTGATCCCAGGGGATGGATTTTGAAggcagaaaaatattttagcaaCTATCAAACTCCAGAGGAACACAAAGTTGACATCGCAGCGATGTATTTGGAAGGTGATGCTCTTGATCTCTTCTCTTGGATAAATCGTGAGCGGACTTTGCTTTATTGGGAAGAGCTTGTTAAAGCATTGCAGGAAAATTATGGTCCTGCGGAGTTTCAAAATCCCGACGAGCATCTTTGTAGCATTCAACAAAAAGGTTCTATACAGGAGTATCGTCAAGAATTTGCAAAATTTTCGTCTAGGGTAACAAACTGGCCAGATCATTGTCTTTTAGGGGTGTTCTTGAATGGGCTAAAAGAGGAAATTAAATCTGATGTTAGGATTCACAAGCCCAGAACAGTTTACAGAGCCATGAGTTTGGCACtcgaatttgaaaataaattaggcCCAATCAATGGAGAGTCTAATTGGACCCCAACCAGCAGATCCACTATACAAAAATCAGTGCACTCTTCTATAAACACCCATAACAATAGTAACTCTTCACTTCAAAATCTACGCAACAATGCTTCTCCCAATCCATCCACTTCCCAACTTCTTCAAATGCAAACATGGGAAACTAAGAGGAGAAATCTAATGGCACGGGGACTTTGTTATCGTTGCCATGAGAAATTTGCACCCGGTCTTAAATGTAAATTTGCGAAATTGTCTCGCATGGAGCTTACATGCGGAGATCAATTGGAAGATGTTGATTGGGTTAATGCAACAACTGTTGGCGACTCTCAAGAAACTAACATTGCTGAAATTTCATTCAATGCCATTTTGGGACAGTCAGTTGGTTCTACAATGAAGCTTCAAGGTGAAATCAACCATAGAAAGGTTTTAATAGTTGTGGATAGTGGTTCCACACATAATTTTGTGGTTGAATCTGTTGTAGAGAAGCATAAGCTCCCAGTAGAGATAGTTCCAACATTTGGCATGCAAATAGGGAATGGGGCCATCATTCGCTGCAATAAAGTTTGTCAGAATCTTCAAATTCAATTGCCAGGTTTTACCATCACTCAGGATTATTATCCTTCTACACTTAGAGGGGCTAATTTGGTTTTTGGTATCAACTGGTTAGTTTCTCTCAATACTATTCAAGCTAATTGGAAGGATATGTTCATAATTTTCAATTGGAAAGAGAAACGTTACAAACTGCAAGGGATGAGATCGGCTAGTTCAATGGGTTGA